The nucleotide sequence AATGTTCCAGTGCGGTTTCTATGATATGTTCTATATGCTCATCATCCAGTGAATAATAAGCAAACTTCCCCTGCTTTCTGACTTTTACAAGTTTAAGAATTCTAAGTTTTGAAAGCTGATGGCTCGCAGCACTCTGGCTGAAATCTGTATTGTCACAGATTTCCGTAACCGTCTTCTCCGATTCAAGCAATTCAAACAGAATTTTCAGCCTTGTGGTATCAGAAAAAGCGGTGAAGAAATCAGCCAGTTCTATAAAATTTTCTTCTGTAAAATTATCTTTCATAAGAAACCTCTTTTGCCTCATCTTCGCATGAACATATTATCATGTATTCACACATTGTCAAGAAATTTTTCATTTACTGTTTGTTGATTTTGTTTATATTTGCTGATTATGAGAAAATTTATAATT is from Flexistipes sinusarabici DSM 4947 and encodes:
- a CDS encoding ArsR/SmtB family transcription factor produces the protein MKDNFTEENFIELADFFTAFSDTTRLKILFELLESEKTVTEICDNTDFSQSAASHQLSKLRILKLVKVRKQGKFAYYSLDDEHIEHIIETALEHFEEL